One Gloeobacter morelensis MG652769 DNA window includes the following coding sequences:
- a CDS encoding aldo/keto reductase, whose amino-acid sequence MQYTRLGDTGLIVSRLAFGAMTFGSGEGAFASVYKVDQDGAARLVAQALDAGINFFNTADAYAGGQSEAMLGKALGSHRQDVAIATKVGMRTGEALVHAGLSRRHILASAEGSLRRLGTDYIDVYLVHRIDPYTPLEETLEALDFLVRQGKVRYVGYSNWPAWLAAKAVGLQREHGWERFRANEMYYSLVGRDLEHEVVPFALDAGVGITVWSPLAGGFLSGKYTREDPEGGGGRLTGFDFLPFDRERGYAVVDALREIAAVHGATPAQVALAWLLSRPHVASILVGASRESQLADNLGTADLVLTAEEIRGLDELTEPLAIYPNWFNAKVYDGAVQDALRPGHC is encoded by the coding sequence GTGCAGTACACCCGCCTGGGCGACACGGGGCTTATCGTTTCTAGACTTGCCTTTGGGGCGATGACCTTCGGCTCGGGCGAGGGGGCTTTTGCCTCGGTCTACAAGGTGGATCAAGATGGGGCGGCTCGGCTGGTCGCCCAGGCCCTCGACGCCGGAATCAATTTTTTTAACACCGCCGACGCCTACGCGGGGGGCCAGTCCGAAGCCATGCTGGGCAAGGCCCTGGGCAGCCACAGACAGGATGTGGCCATCGCCACCAAAGTCGGCATGCGCACAGGCGAGGCGCTGGTCCACGCCGGTCTGTCGCGCCGCCATATCCTGGCTTCCGCCGAGGGCAGCCTCCGGCGGTTGGGTACTGACTACATCGATGTCTACCTCGTTCACCGGATCGACCCGTACACACCGCTGGAAGAAACCCTTGAAGCGCTGGACTTTCTGGTGCGCCAGGGCAAGGTGCGCTATGTGGGGTACTCCAACTGGCCGGCGTGGCTGGCGGCAAAGGCGGTCGGCCTGCAGCGCGAGCACGGCTGGGAGCGCTTTCGGGCCAACGAGATGTACTACTCGCTGGTCGGGCGCGATCTGGAGCACGAGGTAGTGCCCTTCGCCCTGGATGCCGGGGTGGGGATCACCGTCTGGAGTCCCCTGGCGGGCGGCTTCTTGAGCGGCAAGTACACCCGCGAGGACCCGGAAGGGGGCGGCGGGCGGCTCACCGGCTTCGACTTTTTACCTTTTGATCGCGAGCGTGGCTACGCCGTGGTCGATGCACTTCGAGAAATTGCGGCGGTGCACGGTGCTACCCCCGCCCAGGTAGCGCTCGCCTGGTTGCTCTCGCGCCCGCACGTCGCCTCGATCCTGGTGGGTGCCAGCCGCGAAAGCCAGTTGGCCGACAACCTGGGAACCGCCGATCTGGTGCTCACCGCTGAGGAGATCCGCGGCCTCGACGAGTTGACCGAACCTTTGGCCATTTACCCGAACTGGTTCAACGCCAAAGTTTATGACGGCGCAGTGCAGGACGCCCTCAGACCAGGCCATTGCTGA
- a CDS encoding S9 family peptidase, producing MKHLRGLSLLLVLTGFAAAGTLLAVPAMAELPPLIPREVLFGNPERTSPRLSPDGKRLAWLAPDTNNVLQVWVKTVGKNDDKVVTADKKRGIRFFTWAYNNRTLIYQQDLDGDENFHLYGVDLPTGQVRDFTPFKGVRAGIAAIDPAYPDGVLISLNQRNPQLFDIYRLDLKTGKLKLDTENPGDVLGWGADAKLAVRAAQVKTPDGGTEIRIRDSAKAPWKSWLKAGPTEILEFVDFTADGQSAVLRSSLGSDTARVVLKGINKKNDKVLAADARVDAKSVLIQPRTRLVQAVSFAPGRTEWRVVSPSVEADFAALEKVFDGDFAVVNRNADDSTWLVAFTSDRSSVRYYTWNRRTKKAALLLVQQPKLEGLPLAKMEPVTITARDGLKLNAYLTTPVGVPARKLPMVLFVHGGPWSRDDWGYDPYAQWFANRGYAVLQVNFRGSTGYGKNFLNAGNRQWGLKMHEDLIDAVNWAAGTLGLADPKKVAIYGGSYGGYAALAGLAFTPEVFACGVDIVGPSNIKTLINSIPPYWKTFRSELDLRVGNVDDPRDAELIKNASPLFKADQIRRPLLIGQGANDPRVKQAESEQIVEAIEKNGGQVTYVVYPDEGHGFARPENRIDFNARAEKFLADCLGGRSEPMPSDPIVGATAVVKQIGPKASSAAP from the coding sequence ATGAAACATTTGCGGGGTCTGTCCCTTTTGCTTGTTCTGACCGGTTTTGCCGCCGCCGGCACTCTGCTTGCTGTCCCGGCGATGGCCGAATTGCCGCCGCTTATCCCGCGCGAGGTGCTCTTCGGCAACCCCGAGCGCACCAGTCCCAGGCTCTCCCCCGACGGCAAGCGCCTCGCCTGGTTGGCCCCCGACACGAACAACGTTCTGCAGGTGTGGGTCAAGACCGTCGGCAAGAACGACGACAAAGTGGTCACCGCCGACAAAAAGCGCGGCATCCGCTTTTTCACCTGGGCCTACAACAACCGCACGCTCATCTACCAGCAAGATCTCGACGGCGACGAGAACTTTCACCTCTATGGTGTCGATCTGCCCACCGGCCAGGTGCGCGACTTTACGCCGTTTAAAGGAGTGCGCGCCGGGATTGCAGCGATCGATCCCGCCTACCCGGATGGGGTGCTCATCTCGCTCAACCAGCGCAATCCGCAGCTTTTTGACATCTATCGCCTCGATCTAAAGACCGGCAAGTTGAAGCTTGACACCGAGAACCCCGGCGATGTGTTGGGTTGGGGCGCCGATGCCAAACTGGCCGTCCGCGCCGCCCAGGTCAAGACTCCAGATGGCGGCACTGAAATTCGCATCCGCGACAGTGCCAAAGCTCCCTGGAAAAGCTGGCTCAAAGCCGGGCCGACGGAGATTCTGGAATTTGTCGATTTTACCGCCGACGGCCAATCCGCCGTCTTGCGCTCCTCGCTGGGTTCAGACACCGCCCGCGTCGTGCTCAAAGGCATCAACAAGAAAAACGACAAGGTGCTCGCCGCCGATGCGCGCGTCGATGCCAAAAGCGTGCTCATCCAGCCCAGGACGCGCCTGGTGCAGGCGGTCTCCTTTGCCCCCGGCCGCACCGAATGGAGGGTAGTTTCCCCGTCGGTCGAGGCCGATTTTGCTGCCCTCGAAAAAGTCTTCGACGGCGACTTTGCCGTCGTCAACCGCAACGCCGACGACAGTACGTGGCTGGTGGCCTTCACCTCCGATCGGAGCTCGGTGCGCTATTACACCTGGAACCGCAGGACCAAAAAAGCGGCGTTGCTGCTCGTGCAGCAGCCCAAACTCGAAGGATTGCCGCTGGCCAAGATGGAGCCGGTGACCATTACTGCCCGCGACGGCCTCAAACTGAACGCCTATCTCACAACTCCGGTCGGCGTGCCGGCGCGCAAGTTGCCGATGGTGCTGTTCGTCCACGGCGGCCCCTGGAGCCGTGACGACTGGGGGTACGACCCTTACGCGCAGTGGTTCGCCAACCGGGGCTATGCCGTGCTGCAGGTCAACTTCCGCGGCTCCACCGGCTACGGCAAGAACTTCCTCAACGCCGGCAACCGCCAGTGGGGCCTCAAGATGCACGAGGATCTGATCGACGCGGTCAACTGGGCAGCCGGTACCCTGGGGCTCGCCGACCCCAAAAAAGTGGCGATCTACGGTGGCTCCTACGGCGGCTATGCCGCCCTAGCGGGTCTGGCTTTTACCCCGGAAGTCTTCGCCTGCGGCGTCGATATCGTCGGTCCTTCCAATATCAAGACCCTCATCAATTCGATCCCGCCCTACTGGAAGACGTTTCGCTCCGAGTTAGACCTGCGCGTTGGCAATGTCGACGATCCCAGGGACGCGGAGTTGATCAAAAACGCTTCGCCGCTCTTTAAGGCCGATCAAATCCGCAGACCGCTGTTGATTGGCCAGGGTGCCAACGACCCGCGCGTCAAACAGGCCGAATCGGAGCAGATCGTCGAGGCGATCGAGAAAAACGGCGGGCAGGTCACTTACGTGGTCTACCCCGACGAGGGCCACGGTTTCGCACGACCCGAAAACCGCATCGACTTCAACGCCCGCGCCGAGAAGTTCCTAGCCGACTGTTTGGGGGGCCGCTCCGAACCGATGCCCAGCGACCCCATCGTCGGCGCTACCGCCGTGGTCAAGCAGATCGGCCCCAAGGCTTCTTCTGCCGCTCCTTAG
- a CDS encoding IS5 family transposase (programmed frameshift): protein MSRKPYKTDLTDEQWAILEPLLPKAKPAGRPRSVDLREVVNAIIYVLHTGIQWEMMPQDLPPYTTVYTDYDQWNKDGHWQVINARLNAKARQAAGRDPQPSLSIVDSQSVKTAEKGGSLPGFDGNKKVKGRKRQLMVDTLGFIWKVFVAAANSGDRQGLAALAMSMKGRLPRLKKILVDQGYTGPLGEAVKNVCGWEVEVSQPEPKRKGFLPQFKRWIIERTCGWLLHERRLSKDYEQWPQSSESMIYLANIRLVLRRLTAAQPTLTTA, encoded by the exons CTGAGCCGCAAACCTTACAAGACAGACCTGACCGACGAGCAATGGGCCATTCTCGAACCCCTGCTGCCAAAAGCCAAACCCGCTGGCCGACCACGTTCTGTTGATTTGCGCGAGGTCGTCAACGCCATCATCTATGTGCTGCATACCGGCATTCAATGGGAGATGATGCCCCAGGACCTGCCCCCCTACACCACGGTCTACACCGACTATGACCAGTGGAACAAAGATGGACATTGGCAGGTGATCAATGCCCGCCTGAATGCCAAGGCCCGCCAAGCCGCGGGCCGAGATCCCCAACCCAGCCTGAGCATTGTCGATAGCCAGTCGGTGAAGACAGCCGAAAAAGGGGGGTCGCTAC CAGGCTTCGACGGCAACAAGAAAGTCAAAGGTCGCAAGCGTCAGTTGATGGTCGATACTCTAGGCTTCATCTGGAAGGTGTTCGTGGCAGCGGCGAACTCAGGCGACCGGCAAGGGTTAGCTGCTCTGGCCATGAGCATGAAGGGCAGACTGCCGCGCCTGAAGAAGATCCTGGTGGATCAAGGTTACACAGGTCCGCTCGGGGAAGCGGTCAAAAATGTGTGTGGTTGGGAGGTGGAAGTGAGCCAGCCTGAGCCGAAACGCAAGGGATTTTTGCCCCAGTTCAAGCGTTGGATTATCGAACGCACCTGCGGATGGTTGCTGCACGAAAGGCGTTTAAGTAAAGACTACGAGCAGTGGCCGCAGAGCAGTGAGTCGATGATCTATCTGGCAAATATTCGGCTGGTCCTGCGAAGATTGACCGCTGCTCAGCCTACGCTGACAACTGCTTAA
- a CDS encoding HpsJ family protein: MLSKFVAGNPLERFFSLAGIACNGIFLINAAALFIPPRPLDPAWEVQLIGGLVSNAPLLLVGIALVGAGRYLREQPERFRSLQIYAYALAVVFALCAPLLLVDSLRLYRDAAGRVDAEQNRTAAKIERQQTRLEAAVAAGNVPAGLDLAQARERLTAAQAQTRREAEQARFQARLNYGKLALSKIALLVVIVGTLLLFGRLSQLAAQGIALDPDIVG; the protein is encoded by the coding sequence GTGCTGAGCAAGTTCGTCGCGGGCAATCCGCTGGAACGGTTTTTTTCGTTGGCGGGGATCGCCTGCAACGGCATCTTTCTCATCAACGCAGCGGCGCTATTTATCCCGCCCCGCCCCCTCGACCCGGCCTGGGAGGTGCAACTCATCGGGGGCCTGGTGAGCAACGCACCGCTGTTGCTGGTGGGGATTGCCCTTGTGGGAGCGGGGCGTTACCTGCGCGAGCAACCCGAGCGCTTTCGCAGCCTGCAGATTTACGCCTACGCGCTGGCGGTTGTGTTCGCCCTGTGCGCGCCGCTCCTGCTTGTCGATAGCCTGCGGCTCTACCGCGACGCCGCCGGTCGCGTCGATGCGGAGCAAAACCGCACCGCCGCCAAGATCGAGCGCCAGCAGACCCGTCTGGAGGCGGCGGTGGCGGCTGGGAATGTGCCCGCGGGTCTGGATCTGGCCCAGGCGCGCGAGCGGCTCACAGCTGCCCAGGCCCAGACCCGCCGGGAGGCGGAGCAGGCCCGCTTCCAGGCGCGGCTCAACTACGGCAAGCTCGCCCTCAGCAAAATCGCCCTGCTCGTTGTGATCGTCGGCACGCTGCTGTTGTTCGGGCGGCTCAGCCAGCTTGCCGCCCAAGGAATTGCCCTCGATCCTGATATCGTCGGCTGA
- a CDS encoding aromatic ring-hydroxylating oxygenase subunit alpha, with translation MTTRFSPTSARLGLPGRYYTDPDCYQRELKTVWRSTWQWVGRLEDLAGPGDYLTTILGEEPIFVVKNAEGELLAMHNVCPHRGARLLPEKQGSCKFLQCPYHAWTFDLEGKLLAVSQPKWFPDLDKSGVRLARARVDSWGGFVFVNPDPEGESLAEYLAGYPEYLGGWPHRWEELREVARTVYEEPINWKFIVENYVEDYHFATAHAGSLVPLFDVQNIRTTPTGRHVPILVPYTPEPPADPAFLKHWEADVPSYQGFIFPNLMINTGKNGCSVWRVTALDPERSRLETVTYQTPAQYAADPYVPESWQQVMEEDFSVCRLLQRGVGSRAYQVRALAGEHELGVAHFHQVLAQYF, from the coding sequence ATGACTACCCGTTTTTCGCCGACATCCGCCCGGCTGGGCCTGCCCGGGCGCTACTACACCGACCCCGACTGCTACCAGCGCGAACTGAAGACCGTCTGGCGTTCCACCTGGCAGTGGGTTGGACGGCTCGAAGATCTGGCCGGTCCCGGCGATTATCTGACGACGATCCTGGGTGAGGAACCCATCTTCGTGGTCAAAAACGCCGAGGGCGAGCTTCTGGCGATGCACAACGTCTGCCCGCACCGGGGGGCGCGGCTGCTGCCTGAGAAGCAAGGCAGCTGCAAGTTTTTGCAATGCCCCTACCACGCCTGGACGTTCGACCTCGAAGGCAAGTTGCTGGCCGTCTCCCAACCCAAATGGTTTCCGGATCTCGACAAATCGGGCGTCCGGCTTGCCAGGGCGCGGGTAGACAGTTGGGGTGGCTTCGTGTTCGTCAATCCCGACCCGGAAGGGGAGTCCCTCGCCGAGTACCTGGCGGGTTATCCCGAGTACCTGGGCGGCTGGCCGCACCGGTGGGAGGAACTGCGGGAGGTGGCCCGCACGGTTTACGAGGAACCGATCAACTGGAAATTTATCGTCGAGAACTATGTCGAGGACTACCACTTTGCCACCGCCCACGCGGGGAGCCTGGTGCCTTTGTTCGACGTGCAGAATATCCGCACCACCCCCACCGGTCGCCACGTCCCGATTCTGGTGCCCTACACGCCCGAGCCGCCCGCAGACCCGGCCTTCCTCAAGCATTGGGAAGCGGACGTGCCTTCATACCAGGGCTTCATCTTTCCCAACCTGATGATCAACACCGGCAAGAACGGCTGCTCGGTGTGGCGGGTAACGGCTTTGGACCCGGAGCGCTCGCGCCTGGAGACGGTCACCTACCAGACCCCCGCCCAGTACGCCGCCGATCCTTACGTTCCCGAATCCTGGCAGCAGGTGATGGAGGAAGACTTCTCCGTCTGCCGCCTGCTGCAGCGGGGAGTCGGCTCGCGGGCCTATCAGGTGCGTGCCCTGGCAGGTGAGCACGAACTGGGCGTCGCTCACTTCCATCAGGTGCTGGCCCAGTATTTCTAG